ACCGGAAAAGGGAGAACCTGTCAGGTTATTCACAATAAATGCTGGCAACTACTTTGTACCGGAAGATCCGCGCAGGAGCAACTTCCAGGTAAAATACAAGCCCGTCGAAGCACGGGAGGCCGTGGCCGAACTCATCCGTCAATCCGGTGCAGAAATAGTAGGATTGTCAGAAATGGGTGGGGAAGCCGCCGTGCGCGACCTGCAAATGCGGTTGAAAAGAAAAGGAGTTCAGTTACCGCATAAGGTCCTGGTCATGCGGAACGGAGAAGACCGGGGATTGGCCCTTCTCTCCAAATATCCCATTGTGGACAACCGTTCCGTGACGGACATGCCTGTATCCGGAGAAACGAAGAGGAAAAAAATGATGCTGCGGGGCATTCTGGACGCCACGGTGAAAACGCCGGATGGCCGCCTCTTCCGCCTGATGGGCATTCATTTGAAGTCCCGCCTCAGCCGTGACGGCTCCGCGGAAGACACGCGGCGAAGGGAAGCGTATGCCCTGCGGGACTACCTGAATGAAGCCATCGCCTCCCAGGACGGCATGCCGTTGCTTTTGTACGGAGACTTCAATGACGGTCCGGCGGACAGCGCCTTGCAGGTCATCCAGGGGCCGGCTAAAACGGAATACCGCCTGAACCGCCTGAAACCCAGGGATTCCCGCGGGGAAACCTGGACCATCTACTACGAAGACGGAGACACCTACCACTCCTTTGACCATCTTTTCCTGAACAATACTCTGAAAAAGCGCCTCGGCCGCAAGCCTCCCATGGGAATCCTTGACTCTCCCCTCTCCCGCCAGGCCAGCGACCATCGTGGCATTTGGGTGGAATTGAGGTAGGTAAAAATGATTTATTATAAAAAAGATATGCAATAAATATTTGTTAGTTTTTTCATTTTATGAAATGGATATTTTTGCAATATGAAAATATCTTTGCAAAAATCTAAAAAAATAATATCCTAATAAGGATGAAATTTGTAGTGCTGATTCTTAGCATTGCAACTCTAATAACTGATAACTATTTATTATCGATTATAGATATGCGTAACCAAACAAAAAAGACTCTCGCCCTCTGGCTGCACAGATTGGCCTGGTTTTACATATGCGGCGTGATTCCCACCGGTATCATACTCTTAATATTAGAAACTATAAAATTCGATTTTTGGAGACTATTCGTCGCGGGGCTGGCCATATCGGGTTTGATTCTGAAAATAATTAAATATCCCGTTGTTTTGTCTTCAACAAAATGTTACTGTGATAATTTTTTTGTCGACCGTGAAGATGAACGCTGTACGCTTATGCAATTCATCAACGATAGCAGCGAACGACGCAGAATTTTTTATGTTACCGGCAGGAAAGGAATAGGAAAAACACTATTACTTCTTCGCCTTGTCAATGACTTGGCAGAGAAAAAAATATGCACAACAGTGTACTACGTGGAAATAGAAGGCAAAGATTCTTCTATATTACATAAGTGTCTTGAAATGATAGGGATTCCATCCGACGAAAAAATAGGAACAGCAGAATCCCTGGCTGCATTTCTTGATCAAGCATCTCGTTACCCCAAAATCGTATTTATCCTAGATGGTATTGATAGAAACAGGAAAAGAGATGCTGACAAGTTTGCTGAAATACTGACAAATTCATCCAAAAACATCTCTATCATTATTGGAATTACAATAGAATCACTAGTATACAGCCAAACTATCACGTTATATGGAAATTTGAAACCAGATATATTTGGGTGCCTCCATTTGCATGAGTTGGAAAAAGTTTACAACATTTCAATAACTGATCCTGAAAAGATTCTTCGTTTGTCAAGCGGCATTCCAACCTATGTACGCATATTAATAGATTTGGAACATCAAAATAGGGCTCTAAATCTTTCTAATATTGAAACTATTGATGAAATAATATGGCAGCAATACTCTTTTTTCAGTAATGAGTCAAAAAAGATCGTGATGTTAATGGCTTACTTAAAGCTTATGGGAGTTGACTCGCTTCCTGAACGGAAAATATACGATATAATCCCTGATAGCACACCTCACCATGTATGTGCAGTCCTCGATTCTTCATTGATATATCGAGAAAATGATACAAGAGATGGAAATATACGGATGAATGATTTGGTAGCAGAATCCTGTCGTAAATGCTGCAACAAAAATCAAGCTGTGGAAATGATTAAAAATTCGCATGAACATCTGGAAAATATTTTTGATGGCACATTGAATGTTTCTTTATTGATGTTAAGCGACACTCATTTTTCAGAAGAAACTGGTCGCGAAATTCTAAAAAATCTTTTGGACGGCAAACAGTATTTATTTCTCGAACGTCTGTGGCAATATGAGCAAATCGGTTATCTCAATTCGTCACTTAAAGAAAGCCATTCGAATAATCAATATTTTAATTACTGTTATTTAAACTCCTTGTTGCAACTGGGACAATACCGAAGGGCATACTCGGAATTAGCTCGTTTGGAGGAAATAGATTCTGCTCTGCCAACTTTGAGACCCACAGAAAATATGAATGCAGAAGATTTTGATATGCTATTTCTCATTATCGATTTGCATCATCTAAGCAATCGGTTTTCTTTTGCCATAAGCGAAATCGACGCTTTTCTGCAACATCTCCCCAAGGTTTTCAAGAACCAAATACAAGAGGCCAAGCTTTTATATTTAAAGGCTCACATATTAAAGCATCAGGGAAGCGACTTGCTTTTGGCTGATAATATTCTTAGAGGCTTGGATAAGAACACTAATATACAAAACCTTGAGTTGCAAATGAAAATTCTCTACTCGCGTATCGCTATCTATCTATTCTGGGATACGTCATTCGATTACGAGGCATCATTTAACAGGATAGACACGCTTGCCAAAGAGATTGGAGAATCTCCCGTCATAATGCATGCGCAACGGCATCGGGCAATTTACACACTGAAGAAACTTCAAGACATAGAATCTGCTCTTACTATTGTAGATAATGCTTTGCGCAGTCTGGAAAAAACTCAGTACAGAATTATTTATGATTTCTACTTTGAAAAAGCTGAACTTTTACGAATAAAAACTTATGCCGCAGAAAACCAGAATCGAAAAGTAAAAAATGAAATTCTTTCCCTTTATAATCAGGCTATTGCATTTGCTGATGAAAACGGTGATCTCA
The genomic region above belongs to Akkermansia massiliensis and contains:
- a CDS encoding endonuclease/exonuclease/phosphatase family protein → MIRKTSKRRGTSVIAALVVLCAVLGYGLMEWKPLTDTPQAVPASREAPGKGRVPEKISIPEKGEPVRLFTINAGNYFVPEDPRRSNFQVKYKPVEAREAVAELIRQSGAEIVGLSEMGGEAAVRDLQMRLKRKGVQLPHKVLVMRNGEDRGLALLSKYPIVDNRSVTDMPVSGETKRKKMMLRGILDATVKTPDGRLFRLMGIHLKSRLSRDGSAEDTRRREAYALRDYLNEAIASQDGMPLLLYGDFNDGPADSALQVIQGPAKTEYRLNRLKPRDSRGETWTIYYEDGDTYHSFDHLFLNNTLKKRLGRKPPMGILDSPLSRQASDHRGIWVELR
- a CDS encoding AAA family ATPase, yielding MKFVVLILSIATLITDNYLLSIIDMRNQTKKTLALWLHRLAWFYICGVIPTGIILLILETIKFDFWRLFVAGLAISGLILKIIKYPVVLSSTKCYCDNFFVDREDERCTLMQFINDSSERRRIFYVTGRKGIGKTLLLLRLVNDLAEKKICTTVYYVEIEGKDSSILHKCLEMIGIPSDEKIGTAESLAAFLDQASRYPKIVFILDGIDRNRKRDADKFAEILTNSSKNISIIIGITIESLVYSQTITLYGNLKPDIFGCLHLHELEKVYNISITDPEKILRLSSGIPTYVRILIDLEHQNRALNLSNIETIDEIIWQQYSFFSNESKKIVMLMAYLKLMGVDSLPERKIYDIIPDSTPHHVCAVLDSSLIYRENDTRDGNIRMNDLVAESCRKCCNKNQAVEMIKNSHEHLENIFDGTLNVSLLMLSDTHFSEETGREILKNLLDGKQYLFLERLWQYEQIGYLNSSLKESHSNNQYFNYCYLNSLLQLGQYRRAYSELARLEEIDSALPTLRPTENMNAEDFDMLFLIIDLHHLSNRFSFAISEIDAFLQHLPKVFKNQIQEAKLLYLKAHILKHQGSDLLLADNILRGLDKNTNIQNLELQMKILYSRIAIYLFWDTSFDYEASFNRIDTLAKEIGESPVIMHAQRHRAIYTLKKLQDIESALTIVDNALRSLEKTQYRIIYDFYFEKAELLRIKTYAAENQNRKVKNEILSLYNQAIAFADENGDLNLRTMSQLGKILTLHQFHDIIQSEQLNEVQKIMTDLSDEAHNHVLSINYACACYVENLLRGGEIDQNQTRYWEKMQYADLAHAAQHGGPVKLTVM